A single Watersipora subatra chromosome 7, tzWatSuba1.1, whole genome shotgun sequence DNA region contains:
- the LOC137400665 gene encoding general transcription factor II-I repeat domain-containing protein 2B-like has protein sequence MNELNMKLQGKDQFVQDMYTNVKAFKSKLVLFSRQILNKSFTHFPTLATLKEACVKVKKYSESLDALHEEFCRRFSDFEKIDKSLQLVACPLSQDPETAPEELQLKLIDLQSDPVLKEKFNSLKLNDFYASFNEAAFPNLRRTAQKMLALFGSTYVCEQTFSIMNINKASHRSQLTDQHLRSILRIATTKLTPDFDALAKKGDQQHCSH, from the coding sequence ATGAATGAGCTCAACATGAAACTACAGGGGAAGGATCAGTTTGTGCAGGACATGTACACAAACGTGAAAGCCTTCAAATCCAAGCTGGTTTTATTCTCCAGGCAAATTTTAAATAAGTCATTCACACATTTTCCCACACTAGCTACGCTGAAAGAGGCCTGCGTAAAAGTGAAGAAATACAGCGAGTCACTAGATGCGCTGCACGAAGAATTCTGCCGTCGGTTTtccgattttgaaaaaattgacaagtCACTTCAGTTGGTGGCCTGTCCCCTGTCACAAGACCCCGAAACAGCTCCAGAGGAGCTGCAGCTCAAACTGATCGACCTTCAGTCCGACCCAGTCTTAAAAGAGAAGTTCAACTCTCTGAAACTGAATGACTTTTATGCTTCATTCAATGAAGCCGCATTTCCAAATCTCCGGAGGACAGCGCAGAAGATGCTGGCGTTGTTCGGCTCGACCTACGTGTGTGAACAGACGTTCAGCATCATGAACATCAACAAGGCCAGCCACAGATCCCAATTAACAGACCAACACCTCAGATCCATCCTGAGAATTGCTACAACTAAACTCACTCCAGACTTTGATGCGCTGGCTAAAAAGGGGGACCAACAGCACTGTTCCCATTGA
- the LOC137400666 gene encoding general transcription factor II-I repeat domain-containing protein 2-like, which translates to MSRPKKRKVDRECRVFKKEWTTKYFFTEHRSSAVCLICQETVAVFKEYNISRHFTTKHANYASKLSTKEREATAQKLAANLQTQQNFFHRQTAIQESSTKASFMLSFKLAKTSKPLSEGEFVKECMVETASVLCPESKDKFEKISLSRRTVTRRVELIDEDITSNLNKKAESFTLYSLALDESNDVKDTAQLLIFIRGINDTFEITEEFLTMESLKGQTRGEDLYDRVSAVIENMKLPWSKLINVTTDGSPNLTGKNVGLLRRIQNKVKDENPDQDVIFLHCIIHQESLCKSVLQLNHVVNPVVKLINFIRARGLQHRQFITFLEETDADHQDLLYHSRVRWLSLGKVFQRV; encoded by the coding sequence ATGAGCAGACCTAAGAAAAGGAAGGTGGACAGAGAATGTCGAGTGTTCAAAAAGGAGTGgacaactaaatattttttcactgaACACCGATCATCTGCTGTATGCCTGATATGTCAGGAAACTGTTGCGGTTTTTAAAGAATATAATATTAGCCGTCACTTTACTACAAAGCATGCTAACTATGCTAGCAAGCTATCAACAAAAGAACGGGAAGCTACTGCTCAGAAGTTGGCGGCTAATTTACAGActcaacaaaacttttttcaccGCCAAACTGCCATTCAGGAGTCAAGTACCAAGGCCAGTTTTATGCTTTCATTCAAACTGGCAAAGACCAGCAAGCCTCTGTCTGAAGGCGAGTTTGTAAAAGAATGTATGGTGGAGACAGCAAGTGTCTTGTGCCCAGAGAGCAAagacaaatttgaaaaaatcagTTTATCGCGCAGGACAGTGACTCGCCGTGTGGAACTAATAGATGAAGATATCACCAGCAACTTAAATAAAAAGGCGGAGTCATTCACGTTATATTCATTAGCACTGGATGAAAGCAACGATGTCAAAGACACTGCTCAGCTCCTCATTTTTATCCGAGGGATTAACGACACTTTTGAAATAACGGAGGAGTTTTTGACAATGGAGTCTCTGAAAGGACAAACACGGGGAGAAGACTTGTATGACCGGGTGTCTGCTGTCATCGAAAATATGAAGCTCCCTTGGAGTAAACTTATCAACGTCACCACAGATGGATCTCCGAATTTAACGGGGAAAAACGTTGGCCTGCTGAGGAGAATCCAAAATAAAGTCAAAGATGAAAATCCTGACCAGGATGTTATTTTTCTCCACTGCATCATCCACCAGGAATCTCTATGTAAATCGGTATTACAGCTGAATCATGTTGTGAATCCTGTCGTGAAACTCATCAACTTTATTCGCGCAAGGGGACTTCAGCACCGTCAGTTCATTACGTTTCTGGAGGAAACTGATGCGGATCACCAGGACCTGCTTTATCACTCCCGAGTCCGCTGGTTAAGTTTGGGCAAAGTGTTTCAACGAGTGTAG